The Bradysia coprophila strain Holo2 unplaced genomic scaffold, BU_Bcop_v1 contig_70, whole genome shotgun sequence genome contains a region encoding:
- the LOC119083578 gene encoding sodium channel protein Nach-like — protein sequence MREVMHPCDNMLTQCLWLGQFVPCNTLFRTAKSIDGYCCSFNYDAIREDLEIDSDNVSEKLQNPNYRVSGAGPYVGMELLVNIEPEQYVSYTKTYFGVSVLIHSPHEYPQNSVAKTLGQIGTDVIINVVPSVIVSENSVQNLALAQRNCYFKDEVKLRTATRYSFSTCINECAVDTIFRMCGCVPFYYVEAQMIANATNIRQCTLQDVNCLRKNRHIFSSLQPDSALNVTVGLNCSTCKPSCSEVRYDIQTTVAQRLSEDQLRSLHFDDSVTLHDFVTLKIHFKDITCLKYRRDVFLTWDSMFASCGGIYSLCLGGSVISIIELIWFYTVKLYRFSNEPPKDNQPKISSTRQNETMKLSMKHGHDRAMKKPKIRQIEEVSK from the exons ATGAGGGAAGTTATGCATCCATGCGACAATATGTTGACTCAATGTCTGTGGCTGGGACAGTTTGTTCCGTGCAATACATTATTTCGAACAGCGAAAAGTATCGACGGCTACTGCTGTAGCTTCAACTACGATGCAATCAGAGAAGACCTGGAAAT TGACAGCGATAATGTGTCGGAAAAGCTTCAAAATCCAAATTATCGGGTTAGTGGTGCTGGGCCGTACGTCGGAATGGAATTATTGGTGAACATTGAACCAGAACAGTACGTGTCCTATACAAAAACGTACTTTGGCGTATCGGTGCTGATACATTCGCCGCACGAATATCCACAGAATTCGGTGGCCAAAACTCTGGGCCAGATTGGCACTGATGTTATAATAAATGTTGTCCCTTCAGTGATTGTTAGCGAAAATTCTGTACAAAATTTAGCTCTGGCGCAGCGCAATTGCTATTTTAAGGATGAG GTGAAACTTCGTACAGCCACCAGGTACAGTTTCAGCACCTGCATTAACGAGTGTGCTGTCGATACTATTTTCAGAATGTGCGGCTGTGTCCCTTTCTACTACGTAGAAGCGC AGATGATTGCTAATGCTACCAATATACGGCAGTGCACTTTGCAAGATGTCAATTGTCTCAGAAAAAATCGGC ACATATTTTCAAGTCTTCAACCAGATTCGGCTCTGAATGTAACAGTTGGCTTAAACTGTTCCACCTGCAAGCCTAGTTGTTCAGAAGTG CGTTACGACATTCAAACGACCGTCGCACAAAGATTATCCGAAGATCAACTTCGTTCGCTACATTT tgACGATTCTGTGACACTACACGATTTCGTGACTCTAAAAATCCACTTTAAGGATATCACTTGCCTGAAGTATCGGCGAGATGTGTTCCTGACGTGGGACTCAATGTttg CTTCCTGTGGCGGAATCTATTCCTTATGTTTG GGTGGATCTGTTATCAGTATCATTGAGTTGATTTGGTTCTATACAGTCAAATTGTACCGATTTTCCAATGAGCCGCCCAAAGAcaatcaaccaaaaatttcgTCCACTCGACAGAATGAAACGATGAAATTGTCAATGAAACATGGACATGATCGTGCCATGAAGAAACCAAAGATAAGACAAATTGAAGAAGTTTCGAAATAG